The following proteins come from a genomic window of Verrucomicrobiota bacterium:
- a CDS encoding DUF420 domain-containing protein: MSLSDLPAVNACLNSLSAIFLSAGYYFIRRKNQTAHRNCMVSAFATSTLFLICYLVYHFYAGRTVFKDPAWFRPIYLAILLTHTVLAVAILPLVLVTLARALRGRFEAHKRIARWTWPIWMYVSVTGVIIYLLLYQIFPQR, translated from the coding sequence ATGAGCCTGTCGGATTTGCCCGCGGTCAACGCCTGCCTGAATTCACTCAGCGCGATCTTCCTCAGCGCCGGATACTATTTCATCCGGCGCAAGAACCAGACCGCCCACCGCAACTGCATGGTAAGCGCGTTCGCGACTTCAACGCTCTTCCTGATCTGCTACCTGGTCTATCATTTCTACGCAGGCCGGACGGTATTCAAGGATCCTGCGTGGTTTCGCCCCATTTATCTGGCCATTCTGTTGACGCACACGGTCCTGGCGGTCGCGATCTTGCCGCTCGTCCTGGTGACGCTCGCGCGCGCGTTGCGCGGGCGATTCGAAGCGCACAAGAGAATCGCGCGCTGGACCTGGCCGATCTGGATGTACGTTTCGGTCACTGGAGTGATCATCTACTTGCTCCTGTATCAAATCTTCCCGCAGCGCTGA
- a CDS encoding SCO family protein has product MADLPAKFRFTWLIGLALGVLTLAVLLFWTDIKGSRAPLPVYGQVADFGGLTNQLGAPVSLGNLRGQVWVADVIFSRCPTACPGMTLRMRELQAALPANAPVKLLSLTTDPENDTPAILKRYAEQFGANPDRWWFLTGPEDKVRHALTNSLKLSAVETPPALRTNQFDLYTHSTLFVVVDKQSRIRAAVESSQPGWKKQILHDIDRLLREG; this is encoded by the coding sequence GTGGCCGATTTGCCTGCAAAATTCCGATTCACCTGGCTGATCGGCCTCGCTCTCGGCGTTCTCACGCTGGCGGTGCTTCTCTTCTGGACCGACATCAAGGGATCGCGCGCTCCCCTTCCGGTTTACGGCCAGGTGGCTGACTTCGGCGGGTTGACCAATCAGTTGGGCGCCCCGGTTTCCCTGGGAAACTTGCGCGGACAGGTGTGGGTCGCCGATGTGATTTTCAGCCGTTGTCCGACGGCGTGTCCTGGCATGACCCTGCGAATGCGCGAACTGCAAGCGGCGCTGCCCGCGAACGCGCCCGTCAAACTCCTGTCACTCACCACGGACCCGGAGAATGACACACCAGCAATCCTCAAACGCTATGCGGAACAGTTCGGCGCAAATCCGGATCGGTGGTGGTTTCTGACCGGGCCGGAGGACAAGGTGCGGCACGCGCTGACCAACAGCCTCAAACTGAGCGCCGTCGAAACTCCGCCCGCCCTCCGCACAAACCAGTTCGACCTCTACACGCACAGCACGCTGTTTGTCGTGGTAGACAAACAGTCGCGCATCCGGGCGGCGGTCGAATCGTCGCAGCCGGGATGGAAAAAGCAGATCCTCCATGACATCGACCGGCTCTTGCGCGAAGGTTGA
- a CDS encoding cytochrome c oxidase subunit II: MIRELLGLPVLASEHGERVDNLIIYMHWLMAVLFVGWMAYFVYVVWRFRTTRNPKADHIGARGHSSTWIEGLVALVEMVLLFGLAVPWWMQLVDRPPSESESVVLRVVAQQFGWNARYSGKDNIFGKQDARLVNSTNKFGADPVDPQGKDDFMTYNDVHVPLGKPVIIHLTSMDVIHSFKVIALRVCQDAIPGLSIPVWFKAKKEGKYQINCAQLCGAGHATMAGGFITIESQQAFDNWVAQQSKAGGASSGSFE; encoded by the coding sequence ATGATTCGCGAACTTTTAGGACTGCCCGTGCTGGCTTCCGAGCACGGCGAACGGGTGGACAACCTCATCATTTACATGCACTGGCTCATGGCGGTTCTCTTCGTGGGCTGGATGGCCTATTTTGTCTATGTGGTCTGGCGCTTCCGCACAACCCGGAATCCCAAGGCCGACCATATCGGAGCGCGCGGACATAGCTCGACCTGGATCGAAGGACTGGTCGCGCTGGTGGAAATGGTTTTGCTGTTCGGATTGGCCGTGCCCTGGTGGATGCAACTGGTGGATCGGCCTCCCAGCGAAAGCGAATCAGTCGTTTTGCGCGTCGTCGCGCAGCAATTTGGCTGGAACGCGCGCTACTCCGGAAAGGACAACATCTTCGGGAAACAAGACGCGCGCCTGGTCAATTCGACGAACAAATTCGGCGCCGACCCGGTTGATCCCCAGGGCAAAGACGATTTCATGACTTACAACGACGTCCATGTGCCGTTGGGAAAACCGGTCATCATCCATCTGACCTCGATGGACGTGATTCACTCTTTCAAGGTCATCGCGCTGCGAGTCTGCCAGGATGCGATCCCGGGCCTGAGCATCCCGGTTTGGTTCAAGGCGAAGAAGGAGGGGAAATACCAGATCAATTGCGCGCAGCTTTGCGGGGCCGGCCATGCGACTATGGCGGGCGGATTCATCACCATCGAAAGCCAGCAGGCCTTCGACAACTGGGTCGCCCAGCAAAGCAAGGCGGGCGGCGCGTCGTCCGGGTCGTTCGAGTAG
- a CDS encoding heme-copper oxidase subunit III yields MEIPHIVHPRQDTGLYNAKVGIWLFLASEVMLFGGLFSSYIILRIGAVPGDWVHGMLNIPIGTFNTFVLIASSVTVVLSWSALKVGNFAKYRVLQAITILCALGFLGIKSFEYREKFLHYEVWKKDGTRLLGHIEHNGGHPMLWNLQKLQSMKLDSIKFLPDPDHYRMTSKEMAHARHEAHGKPHEPLTIKTDEIQRLSSFVPAHSTYFGIYFTLTALHALHVLGGAIVIGYIWGPGAKLWKLDPERYINRVEVSGLFWHFVDLVWIFLFPVLYLLPGNI; encoded by the coding sequence ATGGAAATTCCACACATTGTTCACCCCCGCCAGGACACTGGCCTTTACAACGCGAAGGTGGGCATCTGGCTGTTCCTCGCGTCCGAAGTCATGCTCTTCGGGGGATTGTTCTCCTCTTACATCATCCTGCGCATCGGAGCGGTGCCTGGAGATTGGGTGCATGGGATGCTGAATATCCCGATCGGGACCTTTAACACTTTTGTGCTCATTGCTTCCAGCGTCACCGTCGTGCTGTCGTGGTCGGCGCTCAAAGTCGGGAACTTCGCGAAGTACCGGGTCTTGCAAGCCATCACGATCCTGTGCGCGCTGGGCTTCCTCGGCATCAAGTCGTTCGAATATCGGGAAAAATTCCTGCACTACGAAGTCTGGAAGAAAGACGGCACCCGGCTCCTGGGACATATTGAGCATAATGGTGGACATCCCATGTTGTGGAACCTGCAAAAGCTCCAGAGCATGAAGTTGGACTCCATCAAATTCCTGCCGGACCCGGATCATTACCGCATGACCTCGAAGGAAATGGCCCACGCGAGACACGAGGCCCATGGCAAGCCTCATGAGCCGCTGACAATCAAGACCGACGAGATTCAGCGGCTTTCCTCATTTGTTCCGGCGCACAGCACTTACTTCGGAATCTATTTTACACTGACCGCCCTTCACGCCTTGCACGTGCTCGGAGGCGCGATCGTCATCGGTTATATCTGGGGTCCTGGCGCCAAGCTCTGGAAGCTCGATCCGGAGCGATATATCAACCGCGTCGAGGTCTCCGGTCTCTTTTGGCATTTTGTCGATTTGGTCTGGATTTTCCTATTCCCCGTCCTTTATTTATTGCCAGGAAATATATGA
- a CDS encoding cytochrome C oxidase subunit I, which translates to MQPTTQAAHHAGAHEAHHEDIGFWRKYVFSTDHKVIGIQYGFTALLFLLVGFSLVLMMRWQIAYPDKPIPLVGSLLHSALGDMASPVVDKATGAVRGYSMSQDLYNAFGAMHGTIMVFLAIVPLAFAAFGNFVVPLQIGAPDMAFPRVNMASYHAYVLGGVIMLTSFFIPGGAAQAGWTSYSPLATYIPTQGQTFWLIGMVFLITSSLLGAVNFIATIIQLRAPGMTWMRLPFFVWAQFVTAFLLLLAFPPLEAAGVMQLMDKVAGTSFFLPSGLAPGGAFSSISGGGSPLLWQHLFWFLGHPEVYVLILPAMGVVAEIIANNTRKPLWGYKSLVYSVLAIGFLSFIVWAHHMYLTGMGTKISTFFQTTTMIISIPSVIILSCLLISLWGGSIRFNTPMLFALGFLPMFGIGGLTGLPLGLNYSDIHLHDTYYVIAHFHYVVAPGTIFGLLAGIYFWYPKITGRMMSEFWGKVHFWLSLIFMNLVFQPMFSQGMAGMLRRMSDGGAQYSLARVGKDAIGGLTDSIMHWNVTISWAAVCLGLAQIPFIINFFWSIKHGQKVTSDNPWDATTLDWQTPTPPPHGNFATAPQAHRGPYDYSVPGSSKDFSPQNQPA; encoded by the coding sequence ATGCAGCCGACCACTCAAGCAGCTCATCATGCCGGAGCTCATGAAGCTCACCACGAAGACATTGGATTCTGGCGGAAATACGTCTTCTCCACCGACCACAAGGTCATCGGGATTCAATACGGTTTTACGGCGCTGCTGTTTCTGCTCGTGGGTTTTTCGCTGGTGCTCATGATGCGCTGGCAAATTGCGTATCCGGACAAACCCATTCCGCTGGTTGGATCACTTTTGCACTCCGCTCTGGGTGATATGGCATCTCCCGTCGTGGACAAGGCCACTGGCGCGGTGCGCGGCTATTCCATGTCGCAGGATCTCTACAATGCCTTCGGCGCGATGCACGGAACGATCATGGTGTTCCTGGCGATCGTGCCGCTGGCTTTTGCGGCGTTCGGCAACTTCGTCGTGCCGCTCCAGATCGGGGCGCCGGACATGGCCTTCCCGCGCGTGAACATGGCGAGTTACCACGCTTATGTCCTCGGCGGCGTCATCATGCTCACAAGCTTTTTCATCCCCGGTGGAGCGGCGCAAGCAGGATGGACGTCTTATTCGCCATTGGCGACCTACATTCCGACCCAGGGCCAGACGTTCTGGCTAATCGGGATGGTATTCCTGATCACTTCCTCCCTGCTAGGCGCGGTCAACTTCATCGCCACGATCATCCAACTCCGCGCTCCGGGAATGACCTGGATGCGCTTGCCCTTCTTCGTATGGGCGCAATTTGTCACTGCGTTTCTCTTGCTGCTTGCGTTCCCGCCGCTGGAGGCCGCCGGGGTCATGCAACTCATGGACAAGGTCGCCGGCACGAGTTTCTTCCTGCCTTCCGGCCTGGCTCCGGGCGGCGCTTTCTCCAGCATCAGTGGCGGCGGCAGTCCGTTGTTGTGGCAGCACCTGTTCTGGTTCCTGGGACATCCGGAAGTCTATGTCCTGATCTTGCCGGCGATGGGCGTCGTCGCGGAGATCATCGCCAACAACACGCGCAAACCGTTGTGGGGTTACAAATCCCTGGTCTACTCCGTGCTCGCGATCGGGTTCCTGTCGTTCATCGTCTGGGCGCACCACATGTATCTGACCGGAATGGGGACCAAGATCAGCACGTTCTTCCAGACGACGACGATGATCATTTCCATCCCGTCGGTGATCATTTTGAGTTGCTTGCTCATTTCGCTCTGGGGCGGATCGATCCGGTTCAACACGCCGATGCTGTTTGCGTTGGGATTCTTGCCGATGTTTGGCATCGGCGGTCTGACCGGGCTTCCGCTGGGCCTGAACTACAGCGACATTCATCTCCACGACACTTACTATGTGATCGCGCATTTCCATTATGTCGTCGCGCCGGGAACGATCTTTGGCCTGCTGGCCGGAATCTATTTTTGGTATCCGAAAATCACCGGGCGGATGATGAGCGAATTCTGGGGCAAAGTGCATTTCTGGCTTTCGCTGATCTTCATGAACCTGGTGTTCCAGCCTATGTTCTCGCAAGGCATGGCGGGCATGCTCCGGCGCATGTCGGATGGTGGCGCGCAATACTCTCTGGCCAGGGTCGGCAAAGACGCGATCGGCGGGCTGACCGACAGCATCATGCACTGGAACGTCACCATCTCGTGGGCGGCGGTCTGTCTTGGGCTGGCCCAAATTCCATTCATCATCAACTTTTTTTGGAGCATTAAGCACGGCCAGAAGGTCACTTCGGACAATCCGTGGGATGCCACCACACTGGATTGGCAGACGCCGACTCCCCCGCCCCACGGCAATTTCGCGACCGCGCCTCAGGCTCACCGCGGGCCGTACGACTACAGCGTGCCCGGCTCGTCGAAAGATTTCTCGCCGCAGAACCAGCCGGCCTGA